GCGAGGCCTCCTTTGCGCTCTCCACCCCGGCCAGCGCACACCAGGCGTCAAAGGTCGAGGTGTGCAGCGTCGGCACGAGGGGCTGCGGCACGGTCGCCCGCAGGATCTCGCGCACCGCGTCGGTGGAGATCATGCGCGTGATCCCCAGCCGGTAGGCGAGCGCCGAGGCCAGCACGCTCTTCCCCACCCCGCTCACCCCGCCGATCAGGATGTGTACCGGCCGCTCGAGCCGCCGCACCGCCCGCAGCATTAGGTAGCGGGTGGCCACCTCCTCCCCGGCTTCCTCCTGTAAAATCTCCGCAACCCGCTCCCGGAGCGCGTTCCGGTCGATCACGACCCGCCCAGACTCCACCAGGCTGCGCTCCACCTCGCGCGCGATGCGGTAGGCCTGCTCCGGCCCCAGCCCCACGCTCATGATGGACTGGGCCAGGATGCCCTTCGAAAAGGGCATGCGGGGCTCGCCGCCGGGCTCAGCTACGAACACCTCCCCGGCGAGGGCGAGCCGCTCCCGGTACCGTTCGCGGGCCGCCGCACCGTAACGCCGCGCGACCTCATCCCCGACGACTGCCTCGAGCTCCTCCCCCGTGAGCGAGCGCACCCCCGCGCGGCGGAGGCGCTGCTCGACGGCTTTGGCCAGCTCGTAGGCCTCGCGCAGGGCAAACCCGGCCTCCTCGAGGCTGCGCACCAACAACCCCTTGGAGAAAGGGCGGACGCCCTGCTCGTCCCGCACCAGGATCTCCTCGAAGCTTTGGGTTTGGCGCGCGAGCCGTTTGGCGATCTGCGCGTTGCCGGTGCGGCGGACCTCTTGAAGCAGCATGCGCTTCAAGGCGCCGGTGGTGATCTCGGCCTTGCGCCGCTGCTTGAGGCGCTCCTCGAGGGTGTGCGCGACGGCGTTCGCGGCTTCCACACCGAGGCCGGCATTGATCAAGGACTCGATGATGAGGCCCTTAGAAAAGGGCCAGCGGTATCCTCTGGGCGTGACGACGTAGATTTCCCGCATTCTCATGAACCGCCTATACCCTGCACTAACATAAACTAAAGTTTTGTGTCCAGACAGACCCCTTGTCGGTTGACACTCCCTTAGGGGCATGCTAACATATCGGGTGCTGCGGGGCGCCGTAGCCAAGTGGTAAGGCAGAGGTCTGCAAAACCTCCATTCGCCGGTTCGAATCCGGCCGGCGCCTCCAAAGTGGGCGCGTAGCTCAGGTGGCTAGAGCGCTACCTTGACACGGTAGAGGTCGGTGGTTCAAGTCCACTCGCGCCCACCACATAGGCGCGTAGCTCAGGTGGCTAGAGCGCTACCTTGACACGGTAGAGGTCGGCGGTTCAAGTCCGCCCGCGCCTACCATAACAACCCGCCGGGAAGCTTCCCGGCGGGTTTGGGTTTTAGCTTACCGAGAGCGTTCAGCCCTGGCGTTGCGGATCCTCCTCGTGATCGCGCCCGCTTTGGCCCTCCGCCCACACGAGCCAAAGGAACAGGATTAGGAAGACCCCCGCACCAACCCCCCATCCCCGCGCGCCCTCCACCATGCCGAGGACCGGCACGAAGATGGCAGCGATGAAGGCCCAGATGAGCATTAGGACCAGCAGCGCTTTTGCGTCCCAGCTCATGGCTCACCCCCTAGTGCCCGCCCCCGCCGATCGTGACGAGCGGCAGGCTCTGCATCAGACGAAACGCCACCCAGGTCACCGCGTACATCACCACGAGCAGGGTGCCGGCAGTCACCGGCGCGAACCAGGCCGGCTGCCCCGCCGCGTCCTCCGGGCGAAGGTTCGCCACGGGGAAGGCCTCGACCCGCAGGCCGGCACGAACGTTCAATAAGGCGCTTACGGCCAGAACGGCGACGTACGCCAACAAGACGAGGACCATGACGAGCCCCGCAGTGCCCACAACACTCATCAGCGTGACCCACAAGGCCGGCGCATCTCCTCCAAAACTCACGTCCAGCGTGCGGCGCGGAACCCCCGCGTACCCGGCCCACACCCCGGCGAACCCAAAGACGTACACCGCCACCGCGAGCACATACGGGAGGGCCGTGGTGAGCGAGGGCAACCAGAGCGGCCGCCCGGTCAAGGCGGGAATCATGTAGACCAGCGCCCCCAGGAAGGTGAGGCTAACCATGCCCACGGTGAAGAAGTGGAAGTACCCCGGTACCGCGAAGGTGTCGCTGACCAGAGGCGCGAACCGCTCTTGGATCAGCACGTAGGAGACCGCCCCGCCAGCGAGCGCGCTCACCGGCGCCAGGCCGATAGCAGAAAACGCCGGATTGCGCCAGGGAAGGTAACGGAGCCAACCAAACAACCCCCGCGCCCCCTGGCCCTGGGCCGCAGCCTGCAACGAGGAGGCGATGATGAGCCCCACGGCCAGCGTCGGCACCCCGATAAAGGCGGAAAGGATGGAGCCGATCAGCTTAGTGGAGGCCGGCACCTCGGGCTCGAGGAACATGTGGTAGGGCGAAGTGACGGGAACGAGCACCAGATACAGTGAAAAGATGAACTTCGAGAACCGCTCGCCGTAGATGCTCTTCACCCCGGTCGTGGCCTCGGCGAGGACGTACCACACGAGCACGGTGGACATTAAAGGCAGGTAGTGGGTGTTGTGGAACATGACACCCCAGCTCATCTCGTAGTTGAAGTTCTTGATGAAGGGCGTCATGCCGAGCATCATCTGCAGCGCGGGTACGTACGCGATCAGGGCGATGAAGGAGGCCACCACCAACAGGCCGTTCCACAGTGCGGCGGCGAAGGTGATCGCGCTCCACTCCCGGACCTGCCCCCGGAGTTTGGGAAGGATCGCCGTGGCGATGGCGGCGATCCCCACAAGCACCTGGCCGAGATCCGTAAGGATGTACCCGAGGAGGAAGGCCGTTCCTCCCTTGAACTGCTGGGTCAGCGGCTGAGGCGCGCTGTAGAGCACGGCAGCCCCGCCCATCGCGCTCAACACGGTGACGACCCACCCAATCCCCATGAGCCCAAGCCCGCCCCAAACCAACGAGCTCCACGGGGGCTGTAGCCGGGCCCCTGGCGTGTAGGCGAGGATCAAGGCCAGCGTGACCCCCGCCTGCACGAAGTACAGCCAGTAGAAGAAGGCCGAGGAAGCGTGCACCGTGAGGGCCTTGAAGACGGTAAGCGGCGGAAGCTTAACGAAGCCCGCGGCTTGGAGGCCCAGTAGCATCGCCCCAACAGCCCCAGCGGTGAGCGCTAACAGGGCGAGCGCAAAGTACACCCCTAGGATCCGCTTCTCGCCGGGCGTCAGCGCTTTCAGCCCTTCCCTTAACTTCGATGTCGCAGCAGTAAGGCTCATTCATCCACCTCCTACGCCCTACATCTCACCTTCCGCAGGCTCAACGATGATGCGCGCCTTCATGAACGGGTGCCCCACCCCGCAGTAGTAAGAGCAGTAGATGAGGTACTCGCCGGGTTTGGTGAAGACCACCTGCTGCTCCACCTCCACTCCGGGCGGCAACCGGACCATATAGCTCGCATCACCCAGCTGGATCGAGGCCCCGTGGGTCACATCGGTCGCCATCATCTTGAAGGTGTAGGCCTGACCGGCCTTGAGGCAGAGTTTGGGCGGGAAGTAGCCGAACTGCATGGCGCGGAGGTAGACCACGGGGTTTTCCTCGTGATCTTCCTCATGCTGCGCGAGCGTGGCCTCGTGCCCATCGGCCTCCACCACGTCCTCCACCGGCTGGGCGTAGGTGGGGTCCACGCACCCATCGGGGCGCGTGTTCGACACGAGAAAGGCCTGGGCCTGAGCAACGAACTCCTTAATAGCGGCCTCCCGCGCCATGGCCATACCTCCGCCGTGCCCCTCGCCTTCTTCCGCCTCGGCGGGGCTCTGGAAAAACCCTAGCGCTGCCCAAAGCGGTATCAGCAGCACGATGACGAAGGAAAGGGCAAGAATAACCCCGGGCCGTGTGGTTAGGTGCCGCATCGCTCCCTTAACACCTCCTTAACACTCGCCTAGGAATATAAGGGTGGGGTTTTCGCTTTGTAAGAGCCAGAGGTCCCTTTACTTTTTTAAAGGATAAGAAAAGCATCCCACGTTGCCTCTCTACAACAGGGATACTGGCTATACAAAATTGGGGTTGGCCCGGAACGTCCTCTTCCTACCCCGCTTCCCCCACAACCGCCAAATCCGCCCAAATCCGCCGCTCAGCCTCCCAGACCTCCCGCATCCGCGCGGCCACCTGCCCAAACCCCTTAGGGTCCTGCTCAACGAAGACCCGCTTAAAGAGGCGCGCCAGCTCCCGCCACACCCTCCCCACCGCGCGCATACGCCGGGCCGCCTCGAGGCGAGCGAGCTCGGGCAGGTAGCGCGCGGCCTCCTCCAAAAACGCCGCGTAGAGCAGCCGGAAGTTCCCCCCGCCGGTGCCGCGCTTCTCGATGGACTGGTAAGCGAACCGGGCGCACCACGCCCAATCCGGGGCCTCCCCCCAAGCGGGCAGGTCCGCCACGAGCTGCCGCATCGCCCCCAACCCCTCGCGCTCCGGGTCCTCCGG
This region of Marinithermus hydrothermalis DSM 14884 genomic DNA includes:
- a CDS encoding cupredoxin domain-containing protein, whose protein sequence is MRHLTTRPGVILALSFVIVLLIPLWAALGFFQSPAEAEEGEGHGGGMAMAREAAIKEFVAQAQAFLVSNTRPDGCVDPTYAQPVEDVVEADGHEATLAQHEEDHEENPVVYLRAMQFGYFPPKLCLKAGQAYTFKMMATDVTHGASIQLGDASYMVRLPPGVEVEQQVVFTKPGEYLIYCSYYCGVGHPFMKARIIVEPAEGEM
- a CDS encoding ATP cone domain-containing protein: MREIYVVTPRGYRWPFSKGLIIESLINAGLGVEAANAVAHTLEERLKQRRKAEITTGALKRMLLQEVRRTGNAQIAKRLARQTQSFEEILVRDEQGVRPFSKGLLVRSLEEAGFALREAYELAKAVEQRLRRAGVRSLTGEELEAVVGDEVARRYGAAARERYRERLALAGEVFVAEPGGEPRMPFSKGILAQSIMSVGLGPEQAYRIAREVERSLVESGRVVIDRNALRERVAEILQEEAGEEVATRYLMLRAVRRLERPVHILIGGVSGVGKSVLASALAYRLGITRMISTDAVREILRATVPQPLVPTLHTSTFDAWCALAGVESAKEASPSDEQVLQGFRDQVSRVAVGIRAIQERSAREHTSLVIEGVHVVPGFLAHPAQAEVIQVPMLVVVEDEEVHRGRFKLRDTETQGRRSVERYLKHFHWIRLIQDYLLELAVTANIPVIPGENLDKAIEKCIEVITDKFQEVYRIGELGGAR
- a CDS encoding cbb3-type cytochrome c oxidase subunit I, producing the protein MSLTAATSKLREGLKALTPGEKRILGVYFALALLALTAGAVGAMLLGLQAAGFVKLPPLTVFKALTVHASSAFFYWLYFVQAGVTLALILAYTPGARLQPPWSSLVWGGLGLMGIGWVVTVLSAMGGAAVLYSAPQPLTQQFKGGTAFLLGYILTDLGQVLVGIAAIATAILPKLRGQVREWSAITFAAALWNGLLVVASFIALIAYVPALQMMLGMTPFIKNFNYEMSWGVMFHNTHYLPLMSTVLVWYVLAEATTGVKSIYGERFSKFIFSLYLVLVPVTSPYHMFLEPEVPASTKLIGSILSAFIGVPTLAVGLIIASSLQAAAQGQGARGLFGWLRYLPWRNPAFSAIGLAPVSALAGGAVSYVLIQERFAPLVSDTFAVPGYFHFFTVGMVSLTFLGALVYMIPALTGRPLWLPSLTTALPYVLAVAVYVFGFAGVWAGYAGVPRRTLDVSFGGDAPALWVTLMSVVGTAGLVMVLVLLAYVAVLAVSALLNVRAGLRVEAFPVANLRPEDAAGQPAWFAPVTAGTLLVVMYAVTWVAFRLMQSLPLVTIGGGGH